A stretch of the Leopardus geoffroyi isolate Oge1 chromosome B2, O.geoffroyi_Oge1_pat1.0, whole genome shotgun sequence genome encodes the following:
- the HS3ST5 gene encoding heparan sulfate glucosamine 3-O-sulfotransferase 5 gives MLFKQQAWLRQKLLVLGSLAVGSLLYLVARVGSLDRLQPICPIEGRFGARSQAEFPLRALQFKRGLLHEFRKGNTSKEQVRLHDLVQQLPKAIIIGVRKGGTRALLEMLNLHPAVVKASQEIHFFDNDENYAKGIEWYRKKMPFSYPQQITIEKSPAYFITEEVPERIYKMNSSIKLLIIVREPTTRAISDYTQVLEGKERKNKTYYKFEKLAIDPNTCEVNTKYKAVRTSIYTKHLERWLKYFPIEQFHIVDGDRLITEPLPELQLVEKFLNLPPRISQYNLYFNATRGFYCLRFNIIFNKCLAGSKGRIHPEVDPSVITKLRKFFHPFNQKFYQITGRTLNWP, from the exons ATGCTATTCAAACAGCAGGCGTGGCTGAGACAGAAGCTCCTGGTGCTGGGAAGCCTTGCCGTTGGGAGTCTCCTGTATCTAGTCGCCAGAGTTGGGAGCTTGGATAG gCTACAACCCATTTGCCCCATCGAAGGACGATTCGGAGCCCGCAGCCAGGCCGAATTCCCTCTCCGCGCCCTGCAGTTTAAGCGGGGCCTGCTGCACGAGTTCCGGAAGGGCAATACTTCCAAGGAGCAAGTTCGCCTTCATGACCTGGTCCAGCAGCTCCCCAAGGCCATTATCATTGGGGTGAGGAAAGGAGGCACAAGGGCCCTGCTTGAGATGCTGAACCTCCATCCAGCGGTGGTCAAAGCCTCTCAAGAAATCCACTTCTTTGACAATGATGAGAATTATGCCAAGGGAATTGAGTGGTATAGGAAAAAGATGCCTTTTTCCTACCCGCAGCAAATCACAATTGAAAAGAGCCCAGCATATTTTATCACGGAGGAGGTTCCGGAAAGGATTTACAAAATGAACTCATCCATCAAGTTGTTGATCATTGTCAGGGAGCCAACCACAAGAGCTATTTCTGATTACACTCAGGTGctagaggggaaggagaggaagaataaAACTTACTACAAGTTTGAGAAGCTGGCAATAGACCCAAATACCTGCGAAGTGAACACAAAATACAAGGCGGTAAGAACCAGCATCTACACCAAACATCTGGAAAGGTGGTTAAAATACTTTCCGATTGAGCAATTTCACATTGTGGACGGAGATCGCCTCATCACGGAACCTCTGCCAGAACTTCAGCTTGTGGAGAAGTTCCTAAATCTTCCCCCGAGGATAAGTCAATACAATTTATATTTCAATGCTACCAGAGGGTTTTACTGCTTGCGATTTAACATTATCTTTAATAAGTGCCTGGCGGGCAGCAAGGGACGCATTCATCCAGAGGTGGACCCCTCTGTCATTACCAAATTGCGCAAATTTTTTCACCCTTTCAATCAAAAATTTTACCAGATCACTGGGAGGACATTGAACTGGCCCTAA